From the genome of Dickeya aquatica, one region includes:
- the pncC gene encoding nicotinamide-nucleotide amidase, translated as MTEAEIEIKQLSRQVGERLNARREKITCAESCTGGWLAKAITDIAGSSAWFDYGFVTYSNQAKQDLIGVQPQTLAQYGAVSQNVVAEMAAGARHRARANIAVSISGIAGPDGGTPDKPVGTVWFGFATDSADVATCVMQFKGDRDAVRLQAVAFALTFLLEHFL; from the coding sequence ATGACTGAGGCAGAAATAGAGATAAAGCAATTGAGCAGGCAGGTCGGCGAGCGTCTAAACGCCAGACGGGAAAAAATCACCTGTGCAGAATCATGTACCGGTGGCTGGCTGGCGAAAGCCATAACGGATATCGCCGGTAGCTCGGCCTGGTTTGATTATGGTTTTGTCACTTACAGTAATCAGGCAAAACAGGACTTGATCGGCGTGCAGCCTCAGACGTTGGCTCAGTACGGTGCTGTCAGCCAAAATGTGGTTGCTGAAATGGCAGCGGGAGCACGACACCGTGCCAGAGCAAATATTGCCGTGTCGATAAGCGGGATCGCCGGGCCTGATGGGGGAACGCCAGACAAGCCGGTGGGAACCGTGTGGTTTGGCTTTGCAACGGATTCGGCTGACGTGGCGACCTGCGTTATGCAATTTAAGGGCGATCGCGATGCGGTCAGGCTACAGGCGGTGGCATTTGCCCTGACGTTCCTGCTGGAACACTTTTTATAA
- a CDS encoding GNAT family N-acetyltransferase codes for MQIRKLTTADLSEFRRIRLEGLRLSPAAFGSRWEKEQAESDDYFLSRLRNHQVWGIFVPDDELSGIAAFYMPSPDEGVVCSVYLSTSLRGSGAAERLMRSLINDATNQVSRLSLMVNADNVRAIRLYKKLGFNLDKSTLPHAIISPPSTIPQVTITDNTQNNTQKWALVLKPRQVKN; via the coding sequence ATGCAGATTCGTAAGCTCACGACTGCCGACTTGAGCGAATTTCGCCGCATACGGCTTGAAGGGTTGCGACTGTCCCCGGCCGCGTTTGGTAGCCGGTGGGAAAAAGAACAGGCAGAAAGCGATGATTATTTCCTCTCCCGTCTGAGAAATCATCAGGTCTGGGGTATTTTTGTACCCGATGATGAATTAAGTGGTATTGCCGCATTTTATATGCCGTCGCCAGATGAAGGGGTGGTTTGTAGTGTTTATCTCAGCACCAGTCTGCGTGGGAGCGGTGCAGCCGAGCGGCTTATGCGTTCATTAATTAATGATGCAACAAATCAGGTATCCCGGCTCTCATTAATGGTTAACGCAGATAATGTTCGTGCCATTCGGTTATATAAGAAACTGGGTTTTAATCTCGATAAGAGTACGTTACCACATGCAATAATAAGCCCCCCATCAACAATACCCCAAGTGACCATTACTGATAATACGCAGAATAATACACAGAAATGGGCTTTAGTATTAAAGCCACGACAAGTTAAAAATTAA
- a CDS encoding SRPBCC family protein: protein MADRFTDNISSSLFIPQPASLLFDLWRDPKTLPVLMDHVAHIDIINYTDSLWRMKAPLGQYIEWRARIMDEQPGQFIYWHSLPGARIPNDGRLTFRPISEHGGTEVTLSIRFAPPGGFFGRTLSQMFQLLPKEMLHKTLLRFRDMAEHSHSEPGT from the coding sequence ATGGCGGATCGGTTTACGGATAACATCAGCAGCAGTCTGTTTATTCCACAACCGGCTTCGCTGCTTTTCGATCTCTGGCGTGATCCCAAAACACTGCCTGTGCTGATGGATCATGTCGCACACATCGACATCATCAATTACACCGACTCACTGTGGCGGATGAAAGCCCCTCTCGGGCAATATATTGAATGGCGGGCGCGGATTATGGACGAGCAACCGGGCCAGTTCATTTATTGGCACTCGCTGCCGGGAGCCAGGATCCCTAATGATGGTCGACTGACATTTCGTCCGATAAGTGAGCACGGTGGCACAGAGGTGACACTCAGCATCCGCTTCGCGCCTCCTGGGGGATTTTTTGGCAGAACCTTGAGCCAGATGTTTCAGCTGTTGCCAAAAGAGATGCTACATAAAACGCTGTTACGTTTTCGCGATATGGCCGAGCATAGTCATTCAGAACCGGGGACGTAG